In one Sphingobacterium daejeonense genomic region, the following are encoded:
- a CDS encoding MFS transporter yields the protein MKKSLLALALGGLGIGVTEFTIMGMLPDVASDLGVSIPEAGYLISAYALGVVVGAPLLVVGMNRFSPTKTLIILMALFTLFNGLSIIAPDYNFLLASRFIAGLPHGAFFGVGSVVASRIADRGKEAQAVATMFSGLTVANLLGVPIGTYIGHHYSWRYTFLLIAFIGVLTILALKFWMPKTEVRESNKSPWKDFAIFKNANIWFMVLIFSFGPAALFAWISYIAPLMSEVSGINSRFLPYIMILAGLGMFVGNMIGGKLTDRFSPSKVVVGVMVLQILCMVLIYFVASNAYANLLMTFITGVATFALVPSLTLLLLNSVKSDAEMLVASLGPACFNIANALGAYFGGLPIDSGYGYTSPVLVGALLSLIGIGITLLYFKQEKKSKIVLKKVNSEKLADCA from the coding sequence GATGTAGCGAGTGACTTAGGAGTGAGTATTCCAGAAGCTGGATATTTAATTTCGGCATATGCTCTTGGGGTAGTCGTTGGAGCTCCATTGCTCGTAGTAGGTATGAATAGGTTTTCACCAACTAAAACCTTGATAATATTAATGGCCCTATTTACTTTATTCAACGGATTATCAATCATTGCTCCTGACTATAATTTCTTACTGGCTTCTCGATTTATTGCAGGGTTGCCACATGGTGCATTTTTTGGAGTGGGGTCTGTGGTGGCAAGTAGAATAGCGGATAGGGGGAAGGAGGCTCAAGCAGTTGCTACCATGTTTTCGGGATTGACAGTAGCCAACTTACTAGGGGTTCCCATTGGTACCTATATAGGTCATCATTATTCTTGGAGATATACCTTTTTATTAATTGCTTTTATAGGTGTTTTGACCATTTTAGCATTAAAATTTTGGATGCCAAAAACTGAAGTTAGAGAATCAAACAAAAGTCCTTGGAAAGATTTTGCCATTTTTAAGAATGCCAATATTTGGTTTATGGTACTTATCTTTTCATTTGGTCCTGCGGCACTTTTTGCTTGGATTTCTTATATAGCACCCTTAATGAGCGAAGTCTCTGGAATAAATTCTCGGTTTCTACCTTACATTATGATCTTGGCAGGGTTGGGGATGTTTGTCGGAAATATGATAGGCGGAAAGCTGACTGATAGATTTTCACCATCCAAAGTTGTGGTTGGAGTTATGGTACTGCAGATACTATGCATGGTATTAATTTATTTTGTAGCATCCAATGCTTATGCTAATCTTTTGATGACCTTTATTACTGGCGTTGCAACATTTGCCCTGGTTCCATCATTAACATTATTGTTGTTGAATTCTGTCAAGTCCGATGCTGAAATGTTGGTTGCTTCATTAGGTCCAGCATGTTTTAATATTGCTAATGCTTTGGGCGCCTATTTTGGAGGATTGCCAATTGATTCAGGATATGGTTATACTTCACCAGTATTGGTTGGCGCATTATTATCCCTTATTGGAATCGGGATTACTTTGCTATATTTTAAGCAAGAAAAGAAATCTAAAATTGTTCTAAAGAAGGTAAACTCTGAAAAACTTGCTGATTGCGCTTAA
- a CDS encoding heavy metal-binding domain-containing protein has product MENHHNHKVQNNGGNNNYTCPMHPEVRGNKGDKCPKCGMNLVPREGTEENSVDVSLEAEPEPIEEHQQVKLNFTFSEGNKPVRMEISHEMKVHLMVVNEDLTWFKHIHPEEKKTGLFTVTTIFPFAGKFILFSDFKPQNGSQNIDKKELTVQGKTKSESVEFIPKTVSDVDGYKLILESADHLESGHSQRLKFSLEKDGKKLSESDLEQYLGASAHIAMIGVKDKNLIHVHPTSNNEYPIYAEAHIKNSGKYRIWVEFQTHGKVHLADFSIEVKEGKTTKGNDEHNVHNH; this is encoded by the coding sequence ATGGAAAATCATCACAATCACAAAGTTCAGAATAATGGTGGAAACAATAATTACACCTGCCCCATGCATCCTGAGGTTAGAGGCAACAAAGGCGACAAATGCCCGAAATGTGGAATGAACCTCGTGCCACGTGAAGGAACCGAGGAAAATTCGGTAGACGTAAGTCTGGAAGCAGAGCCTGAACCCATAGAGGAACACCAACAAGTAAAATTGAATTTCACTTTCTCTGAAGGAAACAAACCAGTTCGGATGGAAATCTCACATGAGATGAAAGTGCATCTCATGGTAGTTAATGAAGACCTCACTTGGTTCAAACATATTCATCCAGAAGAGAAAAAAACAGGACTTTTTACAGTTACAACTATCTTTCCCTTTGCTGGAAAATTTATCCTTTTCAGTGACTTTAAACCTCAAAATGGCTCTCAAAACATTGACAAAAAAGAACTTACAGTCCAAGGTAAAACTAAGAGCGAATCTGTAGAGTTTATCCCAAAAACCGTTTCAGATGTAGATGGTTATAAGTTAATCTTGGAAAGTGCAGACCACCTTGAGTCAGGACATTCCCAAAGATTAAAGTTCTCTTTGGAGAAGGATGGGAAAAAACTATCTGAATCGGATTTAGAACAGTATCTTGGTGCTTCAGCACATATAGCCATGATCGGAGTTAAAGATAAAAATTTGATCCATGTCCACCCAACTTCCAATAATGAGTATCCGATTTATGCTGAAGCTCATATCAAAAATAGTGGTAAGTATAGAATTTGGGTTGAGTTTCAAACACATGGCAAGGTCCATCTTGCCGACTTTAGCATAGAAGTTAAAGAAGGAAAAACGACAAAAGGAAATGATGAACATAATGTTCATAATCATTAA